From Zymoseptoria tritici IPO323 chromosome 6, whole genome shotgun sequence, one genomic window encodes:
- a CDS encoding trehalose-phosphatase — protein sequence MASNERPPLSRVDSDLPVRNTSNFGVPVTPSISNEDKRHSFSADNPPTHVLESIGAQGAPEYSNGNGASESANGEALLRRLSLHPKPNLDTAPWDPRAAHPELNLSGNVISATFCVPYKIGYTTTGEWELSDRRGTSALFDSFAYLSDEKSPWKHTLVGWTGEIDRVVRRKDRSANANGVTSMDSIPLNKASAPIPVHRGEKPAQPTELAELHIPYADRLKLERELQHDHGGRVSPVWLHDEIDENEVATFRDQSRWRRYGEHELFTLFHYKQNEPSDGRALRKQWADYYCMNKAFADAIINVYTPGDVVLIHDYQLLLLPSLLRQRIPSIYVGFFLHVPFPSSEYYRCLTRRKEVLEGVLGANMIGFQAYSYARHFSSCSTRILGFDSSSAGVDAYGAHVPVDVFPIGINAESTIKAAFEAPEVEDKIAALRELYADKKIIVGRDRLDTVRGVAQKLQAFEIFLERHPEWHDKVVLIQVTSPTSIEERDQKGDKTANKISELVARINGSFGSLSFTPVQHYPQYLSQEEYFALLRIADLGLITSVRDGMNTTALEYVICQRDNHGPLIISEFSGTAGSLGNAIHINPWDLGGTADEINTALTMSAADKASAHELLYEHVTTNTVQHWTENYIRRLLTNLSSYDQTIATPALDRAKLLAQYRNSSRRLFMFDYDGTLTPIVKDPQAAIPSDRVIRTLKTLASDPNNAVWIISGRDQAFLDEWMGHISELGLSAEHGSFMRMPHSTEWENLTATFDMSWQAEVLNIFNHYTERTQGSFVERKKIALTWHYRRADPDYGVFMARECHKHLDATVAKKYDVEVMTGKANLEVRPRFVNKGEIAKRLVHEYGEGPGKAPDFVLCLGDDFTDEDMFRTLRQSRLPEEHRFAVTVGAKTKQTLATWHLLEPPDVISAIALLNGSTDGGNAGAVAVVEGSVPDART from the exons atggcgagcaATGAGCGACCACCCCTGAGCCGGGTGGACTCGGACCTTCCAGTGAGGAACACCTCGAACTTTGGCGTGCCCGTCACTCCAAGTATCAGCAACGAAGACAAGCGGCACTCATTCTCGGCGGACAACCCACCAACACATGTCCTCGAATCGATCGGTGCGCAAGGAGCTCCCGAATACTCCAACGGCAATGGAGCATCCGAGTCTGCAAACGGAGAGGCGCTGCTACGAAGGTTGAGTCTCCATCCCAAGCCGAACCTCGACACAGCACCATGGGACCCTCGCGCCGCGCATCCGGAGCTCAACCTGAGCGGGAATGTCATAAGCGCTACTTTCTGTGTCCCTTACAAGATCGGCTACACGACTACTGGCGAATGG GAACTCAGCGACCGTAGAGGGACTTCTGCGCTCTTTGATTCCTTTGCATATCTCTCTGACGAGAAGTCGCCCTGGAAGCATACCCTCGTCGGATGGACTGGCGAGATTGATCGAGTTGTCCGCCGAAAAGACCGTTCTGCAAACGCCAACGGCGTCACTTCGATGGACTCCATCCCGCTGAACAAGGCTTCTGCGCCGATCCCTGTGCACCGCGGGGAGAAGCCTGCTCAACCGACCGAGCTCGCAGAACTTCACATCCCATACGCGGATCGTCTAAAACTGGAGAGAGAACTTCAACACGACCATGGCGGACGTGTGTCGCCTGTCTGGCTTCACGACGAAATTGACGAAAACGAGGTTGCTACTTTCCGGGACCAATCGAGATGGCGGCGCTATGGAGAGCACGAGCTGTTCACACTCTTCCACTACAAGCAAAACGAGCCTAGTGATGGCCGCGCGCTACGCAAGCAATGGGCGGACTACTACTGCATGAACAAAGCCTTTGCCGATGCCATAATCAACGTCTACACTCCTGGAGATGTGGTTCTCATCCATGATTatcaacttctcctccttcctagCCTCTTGCGCCAGCGGATACCCAGCATATATGTCGGATTTTTCCTCCATGTGCCGTTTCCGAGTAGCGAATACTACCGTTGCCTCACGCGGCGCAAGGAGGTCCTCGAGGGTGTACTTGGCGCGAACATGATCGGATTCCAGGCATACAGCTACGCCCGACACTTTTCATCCTGCTCAACTCGCATCCTTGGATtcgactcttcctccgctgGTGTAGACGCGTACGGCGCCCACGTCCCGGTCGATGTCTTCCCCATCGGCATCAACGCAGAGTCGACGATCAAGGCGGCTTTCGAAGCGCCTGAAGTGGAGGACAAGATTGCGGCACTGCGCGAGCTCTACGCTGATAAGAAGATCATCGTCGGCCGTGATCGCCTCGACACCGTCCGCGGCGTCGCACAAAAACTGCAAGCGTTCGAGATTTTCCTCGAGCGCCACCCCGAGTGGCACGACAAGGTCGTCCTCATTCAGGTCACGAGCCCCACTAGCATTGAGGAGCGCGACCAGAAAGGCGACAAGACTGCAAACAAGATCTCGGAGCTCGTGGCTAGGATCAACGGCTCCTTTGGCTCTCTCAGCTTCACACCCGTCCAACATTATCCGCAATACCTATCTCAAGAAGAGTACTTTGCCCTCCTCCGGATCGCCGATCTTGGACTTATCACAAGCGTCCGGGACGGCATGAACACCACCGCATTGGAGTATGTCATCTGCCAACGCGACAACCACGGCCCTCTGATAATCTCCGAATTCTCCGGCACGGCAGGCAGTCTCGGTAATGCTATCCATATCAACCCGTGGGACCTGGGCGGCACCGCCGACGAAATCAACACAGCCCTCACAATGAGCGCCGCTGACAAGGCGTCCGCCCACGAGCTTCTCTACGAACACGTCACCACCAACACCGTCCAGCACTGGACGGAGAACTACATCCGACGACTCCTCACGAATCTCTCCTCCTACGATCAAACCATCGCCACTCCAGCTCTCGACCGCGCCAAGCTTCTCGCACAGTACCGCAACTCATCCCGCCGCCTCTTCATGTTCGATTACGACGGCACTCTGACACCCATTGTCAAAGATCCTCAAGCCGCCATTCCCTCCGACCGCGTCATCCGCACGCTCAAAACCCTTGCCTCGGACCCCAACAATGCGGTCTGGATTATTTCTGGCCGCGATCAAGCCTTCCTGGACGAGTGGATGGGCCACATCTCTGAACTAGGGCTCTCCGCCGAGCACGGCTCTTTCATGCGGATGCCTCACTCGACCGAGTGGGAGAATCTGACCGCAACGTTCGACATGTCGTGGCAGGCGGAGGTATTGAACATTTTCAACCACTACACCGAACGCACTCAGGGCTCGTTCGTCGAGCGCAAGAAGATTGCTTTGACTTGGCATTACCGTAGGGCGGACCCGGACTATGGCGTCTTCATGGCGAGGGAGTGCCACAAGCACTTGGATGCTACGGTGGCGAAGAAGTACGACGTGGAGGTCATGACTGGCAAGGCCAACCTCGAGGTTCGACCACGGTTCGTCAACAAGGGTGAGATTGCAAAGAGATTGGTGCATGAGTATGGTGAAGGCCCAGGCAAGGCGCCGGACTTTGTGCTCTGCTTGGGAGACGACTTCACGGATGAAG ACATGTTCCGCACCCTTCGCCAATCTCGCCTGCCAGAGGAACATCGCTTCGCCGTGACGGTCGGCGCTAAGACGAAGCAGACCCTGGCGACGTGGCACTTGTTGGAGCCTCCGGATGTGATTTCGGCGATTGCGCTGTTGAATGGGAGTACGGATGGTGGTA ATGCCGGCGCTGTAGCGGTTGTGGAGGGAAGTGTACCTGATGCGCGGACTTGA
- the MgGUS2 gene encoding putative beta-glucuronidase glycoside hydrolase family 2 (Beta-Glucuronidase (Glycoside Hydrolase Family 2)) yields MIQTGRSADAPSGPAQAYFLGGSYLYRKTWRRPPSWSGKRIFLYFEGVYRHCQVFVNGQPAGGNSWGLTDFEIQIDQFLRGDQEVTIELHVQNEELPSARWYIGSGVLKPVWIVARNTISLRPGGVFFQTIAIEPSVRAMATAEIDNPAGEVVDVSFSLLDGEHEVASAELRTEGLQVSTPLDVARPVLWSDDNPHLYTLLVKVGDESHSVLVGLRTLQWNAQSGLLVNGGRTLLRGACIHHDSGILGGVTLPDYELWRVKILKANGYNAIRSSHNPAPEALLHACDVHGLYVVDEYHDYWYSRKSTHDDAPSFADRWEVEIDAMVRKARNHPSVIMYSIGNELMEPKSVYGLETARRLVERVRLSDSTRPVTAAINLMLAAIGWPSKRTGDVNVQPPSGEAWNLDSTSINALFAFIHFIVKNLPRLPRADLVTKDLFHLVDVSGYNYGEVRFPTDVRLHPDRILLGTETLPDDISWNWSQVESLPSLIGDFMWTGWDYLGESGMADWIYDTSKGSFQKPYPQISAGCGAVDLIGVPGHTAYLAQAAWHLLSGPAITVRPPHLVDKKTFRSPWRKTDAEHSWSWKGCAGKRAEIYVVSDDEEVEVLLNGTSLGKKQVGRYPSRLSPSTVAIEIVAIGYRQGRQTSQTALRSAKEARLKLVLENKTIRANGMDLAFIRVLLCDEDGTVEMLDDDLVTLSVTGPARLEGFGSGARKTYERYDDDVHTTWHGQALAIVRAGTEPGKVTVLANSDRHGGGSVVLEQIRE; encoded by the exons ATGATCCAGACTGGACGTAGCGCCGACGCGCCCTCTGGTCCTGCACAGGCCTACTTCTTGGGTGGCAGCTACCTGTACCGCAAGACTTGGCGTCGACCACCTTCATGGAGTGGTAAGAGGATTTTCCTCTACTTTGAAGGCGTGTATCGACATTGTCAGGTGTTCGTGAATGGTCAGCCCGCGGGCGGCAATTCCTGGGGTCTGACGGATTTTGAAATCCAGATCGATCAGTTCCTGCGGGGAGATCAAGAGGTCACTATCGAACTGCATGTGCAGAATGAAGAACTGCCGTCCGCGCGTTGGTACATCGGGTCGGGAGTCTTGAAGCCAGTGTGGATCGTGGCCCGGAATACCATCTCCCTGCGCCCGGGCGGTGTCTTCTTCCAGACTATAGCGATCGAGCCTTCGGTGCGTGCCATGGCCACTGCGGAGATTGACAATCCTGCCGGGGAAGTCGTCGATGTGTCGTTCAGTTTGCTCGACGGGGAACATGAAGTCGCAAGCGCGGAGCTTCGGACGGAGGGGTTGCAAGTCTCTACGCCGCTGGATGTTGCTCGGCCAGTCCTATGGTCTGACGACAACCCTCATCTGTACACACTGCTTGTCAAAGTCGGAGATGAATCCCACAGCGTACTGGTCGGACTTCGCACACTACAATGGAACGCGCAGAGCGGCTTACTAGTGAACGGCGGGCGGACTCTCCTCCGCGGCGCTTGTATACACCACGATAGCGGCATTCTCGGCGGCGTGACGCTCCCGGACTATGAGCTCTGGCGCGTCAAGATCCTCAAGGCCAACGGCTACAATGCCATTCGCAGCTCTCACAACCCCGCTCCCGAGGCGCTCTTACACGCGTGCGATGTGCATGGTCTGTACGTCGTGGATGAGTATCATGACTACTGGTACAGTCGCAAGTCCACCCACGATGATGCCCCTTCATTCGCAGATCGATGGGAGGTCGAGATCGACGCTATGGTGCGCAAGGCCCGTAACCATCCTTCTGTCATCATGTACTCGATCGGGAACGAGTTGATGGAGCCGAAATCCGTGTACGGACTGGAGACTGCGAGACGTCTGGTCGAGCGCGTGCGTCTGTCGGACTCGACTAGGCCAGTCACCGCGGCTATCAATCTCATGCTCGCGGCTATAGGCTGGCCCTCGAAGAGAACGGGAGATGTCAACGTTCAACCCCCTAGCGGCGAGGCCTGGAACTTGGACAGTACTTCCATCAACGCtctcttcgccttcatccACTTCATCGTCAAAAACCTGCCTCGCCTCCCCCGCGCCGACCTCGTCACCAAGGATCTCTTCCACCTCGTCGACGTGAGTGGCTACAACTACGGCGAGGTGAGATTCCCCACCGATGTGCGCCTCCATCCCGatcgcatcctcctcggcaCGGAGACGCTACCGGACGACATCTCCTGGAATTGGTCGCAAGTCGAGTCCCTTCCCAGCCTCATCGGCGACTTCATGTGGACGGGATGGGACTATCTCGGCGAGAGCGGCATGGCCGACTGGATCTACGACACCAGCAAAGGCAGCTTTCAGAAGCCGTATCCGCAAATCTCCGCGGGATGTGGCGCCGTCGACCTCATCGGTGTTCCCGGCCACACGGCGTATCTGGCCCAGGCGGCGTGGCATTTACTTTCCGGTCCGGCGATTACCGTTCGCCCGCCCCATCTCGTCGACAAGAAGACTTTCCGATCGCCGTGGAGAAAGACCGACGCCGAGCACAGCTGGTCGTGGAAGGGCTGCGCGGGCAAACGTGCCGAGATTTATGTCGTGtcggacgacgaggaggtggaggtgctgcTGAACGGCACGTCGCTGGGCAAGAAGCAGGTCGGCAGGTATCCGTCGCGACTGTCGCCGTCCACGGTTGCGATTG AAATCGTCGCGATTGGGTATCGTCAAGGCCGCCAAACATCTCAAACGGCTCTCCGTTCGGCCAAGGAAGCGAGGTTGAAACTCGTGCTGGAGAACAAGACCATACGCGCCAATGGCATGGATCTCGCTTTCATCCGTGTGTTATTGTGCGACGAGGACGGCACGGTGGAGATGTTGGATGACGACCTCGTCACACTGTCAGTGACCGGACCAGCCCGGCTCGAGGGCTTTGGAAGCGGTGCGAGAAAGACCTACGAAAGGTATGATGACGATGTCCACACGACGTGGCATGGGCAGGCGCTGGCCATTGTTCGTGCCGGCACGGAGCCGGGCAAAGTCACCGTGCTGGCCAACAGCGATCGTCATGGCGGGGGATCTGTGGTGTTGGAGCAAATTCGCGAATGA
- a CDS encoding peptidase M24 (Peptidase M24): protein MAATQEAPVDYSLANPDTLTKYKTAATISQKVLETVSGWCTDGAKIVDICQRGDKLLDEEVSKVYKGKKIAKGISHPCTVSPSTYVTPYTPLTTDAEEAETTIKAGEAVKIQLGAQIDGFGSIVCDTVIVPEKNASDKTISGRTADLLLATYWANEVMLRTLLPPGLLAAGTEEEKKKAQAVKPYSQSKITQLLEKVVKSYDCNLVENTTSWVFERNEIEGKKRIITAPGEGTKGEGLPEVGEAWGVEIGVSTGTGKVKTFPNRPTLHRRTTTTYGLKRPSSRATLSEVKQKFGTFPFSLRQLDDERSGKVGVVECVRGGVIRQYEVIGATDGEPVSRLFTTVAVTKNGVQKLAAPPVPDIAQWKSDKKITDEEVLKILELPLSKSSAKPKKANKKKKKPAKKAAAAKEEEESDEEEESSDEE, encoded by the exons ATGGCTGCCACTCAAGAAGCTCCCGTTG ACTACAGTCTTGCCAACCCTGACAC CCTGACCAAGTACAAGACCGCCGCTACGATCTCGCAAAAGGTCCTCGAGACAGTCTCAG GATGGTGCACCGATGGAGCCAAGATCGTCGACATCTGCCAACGCGGCGACAAACTCCTGGATGAAGAGGTGTCAAAGGTCTACAAGGGAAAGAAGATCGCAAAAGGCATCTCGCACCCGTGCACAGTCTCGCCAAGCACATACGTGACGCCATACACTCCTCTCACCACCGATGCCGAAGAAGCGGAGACAACAATCAAGGCTGGAGAAGCGGTCAAGATTCAACTCGGCGCTCAGATCGATGGATTCGGTTCAATCGTCTGCGACACCGTCATTGTTCCCGAGAAGAATGCCTCTGACAAGACCATCTCTGGGAGGACTGCCGATTTGCTCCTTGCTACGTACTGGGCCAACGAGGTCATGCTCCGTACATTGCTGCCACCGGGTCTGTTGGCTGCTGGCActgaggaagagaagaagaaggcacaGGCCGTCAAGCCATACAGCCAGTCGAAGATCACGCAGCTGCTGGAGAAGGTGGTGAAGAGCTACGATTGCAATCTGGTCGAGAACACTACATCCTGGGTATTCGAGCGCAATGAGATTGAGGGCAAGAAGAGAATCATCACCGCGCCAGGCGAGGGCACCAAGGGCGAGGGTCTGCCAGAGGTTGGTGAGGCTTGGGGTGTGGAGATTGGTGTGAGCACTGGAACTGGCAAGGTCAAGACTTTCCCGAACAGACCGACTCTGCACCGCAGGACTACCACTACTTACGGCTTAAAGCGCCCTTCTTCGAGAGCGACACTTTCCGAAGTCAAGCAAAAGTTTGGAACATTCCCTTTCAGCTTGAGGCAATTGGACGATGAGCGTTCAGGCAAGGTTGGTGTTGTCGAATGCGTGCGTGGTGGTGTCATTCGTCAGTACGAGGTGATTGGCGCGACTGACGGCGAGCCCGTCAGCCGTCTCTTCACGACAGTCG CTGTCACCAAGAATGGCGTCCAGAAGTTGGCCGCACCTCCAGTGCCGGACATTGCCCAGTGGAAGTCTGACAAGAAGATCACCGACGAGGAGGTCCTCAAGATCCTTGAGCTCCCACTTTCCAAGTCGAGCGCGAAGCCAAAGAAggcgaacaagaagaagaagaagcctgcCAAGAAGGCCGCTGCTgccaaggaggaagaagagtcggatgaggaggaggagagcagcGATGAGGAGTAG
- a CDS encoding SWI/SNF chromatin remodeling complex protein (SWI-SNF chromatin remodeling complex, Snf5 subunit) — translation MAMASASPAPQSNTPNGPTQTNGAPSQQLSRKRSRDGTQLPVSQPGSDTADGPLPARDEVLLDRYIQRDLRHGAARNDQAERSRDLLKAKEMEKDFYTHEVALRRRQDPASIHGYGFAGYGNGTTNAKSQIVYSSNRGPPKGRRCRQLHVNRKDTAAQADLHEELVPVRLDIELDKLRLRDTFTWNLHEKTISPEMFLDYLMEDLKIPGEAMPEVSRQIRAEFQDQVINYYPHIIVEDGPLEPGRPYNDHKDDEMRIQIKLNITIGRITLVDQFEWDINNPLNVPEEFARQMAWENALSGEFTTAIAHSIREQSQLYTKSLFLTNHCFDGRPAEDPELRDSFLPAPLPSAFRAHAAQKDFTPYMYEMSEAELERTETSMMREHRAQKRQLNRRGGPALPDLKDRQRTVRSLLIHSVIPGAVDTFETTGIPKTRRAGGRGGRRGGARTDVDADSDELDSEDSAPESPAPSSMMAANPGTARTRGMRGAAAQAQANMRAGYGRSQTPDSQLLATPHDTAQRSSARRSMLREESVADEGEQLIVRLRIGKAKLKAFWDDYRAKKRASEYPLSAAAAERSNLRLQRRSRNGPLASPRRSTRKSSHSLMPHPLPTNTNSQPPPPPWLTSAITSLRQRYPSDNFHPLMKAYALHTTASGAEELKPCGNFSPDLVRPGDLPPQGMTCKWLPRIRCVDCPGKLYTAVEGRVAGDFEVHLKNRKHLAMVAKRVEEEEGGSRCQYRWWWWRRLLRRSRFCW, via the exons ATGGCCATGGCGAGCGCATCTCCAGCACCACAATCCAATACTCCCAATGGCCCCACTCAAACCAATGGCGCGCCGTCGCAACAACTCAGCCGCAAACGATCACGAGATGGTACCCAACTCCCAGTCAGTCAACCTGGGAGCGACACTGCGGATGGCCCACTGCCGGCGCGCGACGAAGTTCTCCTCGATCGCTACATCCAACGCGACCTGCGGCACGGTGCGGCGAGGAACGACCAAGCCGAACGATCGCGCGACCTGCTCAaagcgaaggagatggagaaggattTCTACACTCACGAAGTCGCGTTGCGTCGGAGACAGGATCCCGCTTCGATTCACGGGTATGGATTTGCGGGATACGGCAATGGGACGACCAATGCGAAGAGCCAGATCGTGTATAGTTCGAATCGTGGGCCGCCGAAGGGCAGACGGTGTAGGCAGCTGCATGTCAATCGAAAGGACACCGCGGCGCAGGCTGATTTGCACGAGGAGTTGGTGCCTGTGAGGTTGGATATTGAGCTGGATAAGCTGAGGTTGAGGGACACATTTACTTGGAATCTGCACGAGAAGACGATAAGTCCGGAAATGTTCTTGGACTACCTGATGGAGGATTTGAAGATTCCCGGCGAGGCCATGCCGGAGGTCTCGCGGCAGATCAGAGCGGAATTCCAGGACCAGGTGATCAATTACTATCCCCATATCATTGTCGAAGATGGACCTCTGGAGCCCGGGAGACCATACAACGATCACAAGGACGACGAAATGCGGATTCAAATCAAGCTTAATATCACGATTGGGAGAATCACGTTGGTCGATCAGTTTGAATGGGATATCAATAACCCGTTGAATGTACCGGAAGAGTTTGCGCGGCAGATGGCTTGGGAGAACGCGCTTAGTGGGGAATTCACAACAGCCATTGCGCATTCGATCCGGGAGCAGAGTCAGCTGTACACCAAGAGCCTGTTCCTCACCAACCATTGTTTCGATGGACGGCCAGCAGAGGATCCAGAACTACGAGACAGTTTTCTCCCAGCACCTCTCCCGAGTGCGTTCCGAGCACACGCTGCGCAGAAGGATTTTACGCCGTACATGTACGAGATGAGCGAAGCCGAACTGGAGCGAACGGAGACATCCATGATGCGCGAGCACCGTGCGCAAAAACGGCAATTGAACCGGCGAGGAGGTCCGGCACTGCCAGACTTGAAGGACAGGCAACGAACAGTCCGATCACTACTCATTCACTCAGTCATTCCGGGTGCAGTGGACACGTTCGAGACGACCGGCATTCCCAAAACCAGACGAGCAGGTGGACGAGGCGGTCGTCGCGGTGGCGCACGCACAGATGTGGACGCAGACTCAGACGAGCTCGATAGTGAAGACTCTGCGCCAGAGTCGCCCGCTCCATCGTCCATGATGGCTGCTAACCCCGGCACTGCTCGAACAAGAGGAATGCGTGGAGCAGCCGCTCAAGCGCAAGCGAATATGCGAGCTGGATATGGCCGATCTCAGACTCCCGATTCTCAACTCCTCGCTACACCCCACGACACAGCGCAGCGATCTTCGGCAAGACGTAGCATGCTCCGCGAAGAAAGCGTAGCCGATGAAGGGGAACAATTAATCGTCCGACTGCGAATTGGCAAGGCGAAACTGAAAGCGTTCTGGGACGACTACCGAGCGAAGAAGCGCGCGAGCGAGTATCCGCTATCAG ccgccgcagcagaaAGAAGTAACCTACGACTCCAAAGGCGCAGTAGAAATGGCCCGCTGGCCAGCCCCAGACGAAGCACCCGTAAGTCCTCTCACTCCCTCATGCCCCATCCCCTCCCAACTAACACAAACTCAcagcctccaccaccccccTGGCTCACCTCAGCCATAACCTCCCTCCGCCAACGCTACCCCTCCGACAATTTCCACCCCTTAATGAAAGCCTACGCCCTGCACACCACGGCCTCGGGCGCCGAAGAACTCAAACCATGCGGAAACTTCTCCCCCGACCTCGTTCGACCGGGAGATCTCCCTCCGCAGGGCATGACGTGTAAGTGGTTGCCGAGGATTCGGTGTGTGGATTGTCCGGGGAAATTGTATACGGCTGTGGAGGGTAGGGTGGCGGGGGATTTCGAGGTGCATTTGAAGAATCGGAAGCATTTGGCTATGGTTGCcaagagggtggaggaggaagaagggggGAG CAG ATGCCAATataggtggtggtggtggaggaggttgttgagAAGGAGTCGGTTTTGCTGGTGA
- the CPA gene encoding CPA zinc carboxipeptidase A (metallocarboxypeptidase A, Zn_pept domain, carboxypeptidase activation peptide M14, similar to protein 83711, (estExt_fgenesh2_pg.C_30534) maybe gene family) yields the protein MFTFRLLPFVALALASVLPREQAVTYDGYKVYHIDTDGDADAVLTALSALPFEQWNFENSKHLDISVPGSDVAAFEALGLNYSVMHENLGLDIAVEKDFGDYESVSRRQSGSLPATSWFNSYHSYAQHVQYWKDLNAAFASNSQAFVAGKSYEGRDIFGLKLFGKASSTPKQAIIWHGTVHAREWITTMTVEYLAYTIINGYKTGDAEYVSILDKYDFYIMPVVNPDGFVYTQTNDRLWRKNRSPTKVLNLPTCYGTDVNRNWPYQWTGDPNGASTNPCAQTYKGKAAGDSPENKALVSQMTGVSAKQPIALYLDFHSYGNYLLSPYGYTASVPANSASQVSLAQKAGAAIKAVYGTEYTVGPSGATLYPTTGSSADFATDIAKAKYAYAIELRDKGQNGFVLPPDQIVPTGQEVLAGVKVLLKGL from the exons ATGTTCACCTtccgtcttcttccttttGTAGCTCTGGCGCTTGCATCCGTGCTGCCCAGAGAGCAGGCCGTTACTTACGATGGCTACAAG GTCTACCACATCGACACTGACGGCGACGCGGATGCAGTCCTGACGGCCTTGTCCGCTCTGCCCTTTGAGCAATGGAACTTTGAGAATTCAAAACACCTCGACATCTCCGTTCCTGGCAGTGATGTCGCAGCCTTCGAGGCACTCGGCCTCAACTACAGCGTCATGCACGAGAATCTCGGTCTAGATATCGCCGTCGAGAAGGACTTTGGCGACTACGAGTCCGTCTCCCGAAGACAGTCTGGATCGCTCCCGGCCACTTCGTGGTTCAACAGCTACCACTCTTACGCCCAGCACGTTCAGTACTGGAAGGACCTGAATGCTGCGTTCGCATCGAACTCGCAGGCGTTCGTGGCTGGCAAGTCCTACGAGGGCCGCGATATCTTTGGATTGAAGCTCTTTGGCAAGGCCAGCTCCACGCCCAAGCAGGCCATCATCTGGCACGGCACCGTTCAT GCCCGCGAGTGGATCACCACCATGACCGTGGAATACCTCGCCTACACTATCATCAACGGCTACAAGACCGGCGACGCCGAATATGTTTCCATCCTCGACAAATACGATTTCTACATCATGCCGGTCGTCAACCCTGACGGCTTTGTCTACACTCAAACCAATGATCGTCTGTGGCGGAAGAACCGCTCTCCGACCAAGGTCCTCAATCTCCCCACCTGCTACGGCACGGATGTTAATCGCAACTG GCCCTACCAGTGGACCGGCGATCCAAACGGCGCCTCCACCAACCCCTGCGCTCAGACATACAAGGGCAAGGCCGCTGGCGACTCTCCCGAGAACAAAGCCTTGGTCTCGCAAATGACCGGCGTCTCAGCGAAACAGCCCATCGCTCTCTACCTCGACTTCCACTCCTACGGCAACTACCTCCTCTCGCCATATGGCTACACCGCCAGTGTCCCAGCCAACTCAGCGAGTCAAGTCAGTCTGGCTCAGAAGGCAGGAGCGGCTATCAAAGCGGTCTACGGAACGGAGTACACTGTTGGGCCATCAGGAGCAACACTCTATCCGACCACGGGCAGCAGTGCGGACTTTGCGACTGATATTGCGAAGGCGAAGTATGCGTATGCTATCGAGCTGAGAGACAAGGGCCAGAATGGATTTGTGCTGCCGCCGGATCAGATTGTGCCGACTGGGCAGGAAGTGCTGGCGGGTGTGAAGGTTCTTCTCAAGGGGCTCTGA